Proteins encoded within one genomic window of Nonomuraea gerenzanensis:
- a CDS encoding serine/threonine-protein kinase, with product MSDSAGLVVGGRYRLLRTIGKGGMGMVWHAHDEVLGRDVAVKEVLPPGNMTGPERDEFAVRTFREARAAGRVAHPGVATVYDVLEERGHPWIVMQLVPSRTLGALIREDGPMPPARAAAIGLQLLEALRAAHAAGVLHRDVKPDNVLLAEDGRAVLTDFGIATTEDEAPVTRTGILVGTPAFMAPERAAGGQARPASDLWSLGVTLYMAVEGHSPFQRDSALATLGAVMHAEPRPMARAGVLAPVLVGLLHKDPAERMTLDEAERRLAAVLTGDAPERTGPVTVAPAALPWRSRRRLLPLAAIVAGALAVGLVTGGAAWWSQRPQDAVSPSPAPAVVTTEKTTVYESPTPELKSTEPERTGPQNVSPQSVTPQSSAPPARSTPPPTREQPRSPSPTAKKEKTPSEEPKPTKTKKETAARTPGQVEGSENGRAAGKPKKKKSA from the coding sequence ATGTCCGATTCAGCTGGATTGGTGGTCGGTGGGCGTTACCGGCTGCTCAGGACGATCGGCAAGGGCGGCATGGGCATGGTCTGGCATGCCCACGACGAGGTGCTCGGCCGGGACGTGGCCGTCAAGGAGGTGCTGCCGCCTGGCAACATGACCGGTCCCGAGCGCGACGAGTTCGCCGTCCGTACCTTCCGTGAGGCCAGGGCCGCGGGCCGGGTGGCGCACCCCGGCGTGGCCACCGTCTACGACGTGCTGGAGGAGCGCGGCCATCCGTGGATCGTGATGCAGCTCGTGCCCTCGCGCACGCTGGGCGCCCTGATCAGGGAGGACGGCCCGATGCCGCCCGCCAGGGCCGCCGCGATCGGGTTACAGCTCCTGGAGGCGCTGCGGGCGGCGCACGCGGCGGGCGTGCTGCACCGCGACGTCAAGCCCGACAACGTGCTGCTCGCGGAGGACGGCCGCGCGGTCCTGACCGACTTCGGCATCGCCACCACCGAGGACGAGGCGCCCGTCACCAGGACGGGCATCCTGGTCGGCACCCCTGCCTTCATGGCCCCCGAACGCGCGGCAGGCGGCCAGGCCAGGCCCGCCTCCGACCTGTGGTCGCTGGGCGTGACGCTCTACATGGCGGTGGAGGGGCACTCCCCCTTCCAGCGCGACAGCGCCCTGGCCACGCTGGGCGCCGTCATGCACGCCGAGCCGCGCCCGATGGCCCGCGCGGGCGTGCTCGCCCCCGTGCTGGTGGGGCTGCTGCACAAGGACCCCGCGGAGCGCATGACACTCGACGAGGCGGAGCGGCGCCTGGCCGCGGTCCTCACGGGCGACGCGCCCGAGCGGACCGGCCCCGTCACCGTCGCGCCGGCGGCCCTGCCCTGGCGGTCCCGGCGGCGCCTGCTGCCGCTGGCCGCGATCGTCGCGGGCGCGCTGGCCGTCGGGCTCGTCACGGGAGGCGCGGCCTGGTGGTCGCAGCGTCCGCAGGATGCGGTCTCCCCCAGCCCCGCGCCCGCCGTCGTGACCACCGAGAAGACGACCGTGTACGAGTCCCCCACCCCGGAGCTGAAGAGCACCGAGCCGGAGCGGACCGGGCCGCAGAACGTCTCGCCCCAGAGCGTCACACCGCAGAGCAGCGCACCACCGGCCCGCAGCACCCCGCCGCCGACCCGCGAGCAGCCGCGCAGCCCGTCGCCCACGGCGAAGAAGGAGAAGACCCCCAGCGAGGAGCCGAAGCCGACCAAGACCAAGAAGGAGACCGCCGCCCGCACCCCCGGCCAGGTCGAGGGGTCGGAGAACGGCCGGGCGGCCGGCAAGCCCAAGAAGAAGAAGTCCGCCTGA
- a CDS encoding AzlD domain-containing protein has product MTLWWAIAAVCAGCYALKLAGLAAPRRVLDHPGMRRFAELVPVALLAALIAVQTFTAQGGLSFDPARTAGLGAAVVALLLRAPFLVVLASAAVVTALARILLG; this is encoded by the coding sequence ATGACGCTGTGGTGGGCGATCGCGGCCGTCTGCGCGGGCTGCTACGCGCTGAAACTGGCGGGGCTGGCCGCGCCCCGGCGGGTGCTGGACCATCCGGGGATGCGCAGGTTCGCGGAGCTGGTGCCGGTGGCGCTGCTGGCGGCGCTGATCGCGGTGCAGACGTTCACGGCGCAGGGCGGGCTGAGCTTCGACCCGGCCAGGACCGCCGGGCTGGGGGCGGCGGTGGTGGCGCTGCTGCTGCGGGCGCCGTTCCTCGTCGTGCTGGCGTCGGCGGCCGTCGTCACCGCGCTTGCCCGGATCCTTCTTGGGTAG
- a CDS encoding AzlC family ABC transporter permease, producing the protein MEETTSRSAAVRDGLGVGLAVGLSGIAFGAAAVTAGLSVPQACVLSLLAFTGASQFALTGAVAAGGDLLAATLGALLLGGRNTLYGLRMADLLRVRGARRLLAAHGVIDETTAVTMAQPTPEAARTGFVTTFAGLYAAWNLTTLAGAYGTSFLGDPGVLGLDVVGPVAFLAILWPRLAESAELRWLAAGAAAIALCATPFLPAGVPVLLSAVAVLAVMLR; encoded by the coding sequence ATGGAAGAGACGACCTCCCGTTCCGCCGCCGTGCGGGACGGTCTCGGCGTGGGGCTGGCCGTGGGGCTGTCCGGTATCGCCTTCGGCGCCGCGGCGGTCACCGCGGGCCTGTCCGTGCCGCAGGCGTGCGTGCTGAGCCTGCTGGCGTTCACCGGCGCCTCGCAGTTCGCGCTGACCGGCGCGGTCGCCGCCGGGGGCGACCTGCTGGCCGCCACGCTCGGCGCGCTGCTGCTCGGCGGCCGCAACACGCTCTACGGCCTGCGCATGGCCGACCTGCTGCGCGTACGGGGCGCGCGCCGCCTGCTGGCCGCCCACGGCGTCATCGACGAGACCACGGCCGTCACCATGGCCCAGCCGACCCCCGAGGCGGCCCGCACGGGTTTCGTGACCACGTTCGCCGGCCTGTACGCCGCCTGGAACCTGACCACGCTGGCCGGCGCCTACGGCACCTCGTTCCTGGGCGACCCCGGCGTGCTGGGGCTGGACGTGGTGGGTCCCGTGGCGTTCCTGGCCATCCTGTGGCCGCGGCTGGCCGAGAGCGCCGAGCTGCGCTGGCTGGCGGCGGGCGCGGCGGCGATCGCGCTGTGCGCCACCCCGTTCCTGCCCGCCGGTGTGCCGGTGCTGCTGTCGGCCGTGGCGGTCCTGGCGGTGATGCTGCGATGA
- a CDS encoding AraC family transcriptional regulator has translation MKEQARFWRHPAVPETDLLKARYVTHRFSRHAHDGYAIGLIVSGVEEFDYRGTLHRAAAGELVLVNPDAVHTGQAGVPGGWAYRMLYPSIEAVRGIAAELGAAGGTPYFPRQVVRDEQVAALLARAHEAAERGDALAASSLSRMLFARLVTRHATPRPATVPPAEGRRTVRAALELLHESLVDPPALEDLAAAVGARPFALLRAFKAATGLPPHAYLTSLRVRQARRLLQAGVRPARVAAEVGFTDQAHLNRHFKRIVGVPPAAYQRAAGTYKTGDSPGA, from the coding sequence GTGAAGGAGCAGGCGCGCTTCTGGCGGCACCCGGCGGTGCCGGAGACCGACCTGCTCAAGGCCCGCTACGTCACCCACCGCTTCTCCCGGCACGCGCACGACGGCTACGCGATCGGCCTGATCGTCTCGGGCGTGGAGGAGTTCGACTACCGGGGCACGCTGCACCGGGCGGCGGCGGGCGAGCTGGTGCTGGTCAACCCCGACGCCGTGCACACGGGCCAGGCGGGGGTGCCGGGCGGGTGGGCGTACCGGATGCTCTATCCCTCGATCGAGGCGGTGCGCGGGATCGCGGCGGAGCTGGGGGCGGCGGGCGGCACGCCGTACTTCCCGCGCCAGGTGGTGCGCGACGAGCAGGTGGCGGCGCTGCTGGCGCGGGCGCACGAGGCGGCCGAGCGCGGCGACGCGCTGGCGGCCTCGTCGTTGAGCCGCATGTTGTTCGCGCGGCTGGTGACCCGCCACGCCACGCCGAGGCCCGCCACGGTGCCGCCGGCGGAGGGCAGGCGGACGGTGCGGGCGGCGCTGGAGCTGCTGCACGAGAGCCTCGTGGACCCGCCCGCGCTGGAGGACCTGGCGGCGGCGGTGGGGGCGCGGCCGTTCGCGCTGCTGCGGGCGTTCAAGGCCGCGACGGGGCTGCCGCCGCACGCGTACCTGACCTCGCTGCGGGTCCGGCAGGCGCGGCGCCTGCTGCAGGCCGGCGTGCGGCCCGCGCGGGTGGCCGCCGAGGTGGGCTTCACCGACCAGGCCCATCTGAACCGTCACTTCAAGCGCATCGTGGGCGTCCCGCCCGCCGCGTACCAACGTGCTGCAGGAACGTACAAGACGGGCGATTCGCCTGGCGCCTAG
- a CDS encoding serine/threonine-protein kinase, whose product MHVSNRYRLIEPLGEGGMGVVWRAYDELLDRTVAIKEVRYTGVGEAKRAELNRRTIREARAAGRLDHPSVVVIHDVVEEDGRPWIVMQLVRSRSLAQVIGESGPLRPAQVAVIGGRVLDALRAAHATGVLHRDVKPENVLLGDDGRVVLTDFGIASMEAEAGLTATGGLVGTPAYMPPERLNGDPARPESDLWSLGATLYAAVEGRPPFKRDSWAATVAAVLRDEPEPPVRAGVLEPVIMGLLRRDPGARLPAAEAAALLYEAASAPPSAPPSVPHAPHAPHAAVTGAPAQPAGAGPVATPPTGGPATPPLPWQQSGGGTHPGGAPYTTMPEQRGRPGRGRRKAVWIGVPLAVAAVAVLGTGGVLLSDRWTAASPTGEPTSQPATAPATEPTTAPTTGPTTGPTAGPSPEPATTTPRPTRTAPPAGWRSYRSALGRFQIAMPAGWKPAKTQGRDSISFKGPDTPGMMIVEWTVPDIPWDDPERHWRGLEKEIQAKGEFQRYQRIGITPTGYLGVKAADWEFTRVRDGQTIHVINRGFHTKDGRPYALYWETPHSRWARDRHYFDTFVKTFRPL is encoded by the coding sequence GTGCACGTCAGCAATCGCTATCGCCTCATCGAACCGCTCGGCGAGGGTGGGATGGGCGTCGTCTGGCGCGCCTACGACGAGCTGCTCGACCGTACGGTGGCGATCAAGGAGGTCCGCTACACGGGCGTCGGCGAGGCCAAGCGGGCCGAGCTCAACCGCAGGACCATCAGGGAGGCCAGGGCCGCCGGGCGGCTCGACCACCCGTCGGTGGTCGTCATCCACGACGTCGTGGAGGAGGACGGCCGGCCGTGGATCGTGATGCAGCTCGTCCGCTCGCGCTCGCTGGCGCAGGTGATCGGCGAGAGCGGGCCGCTGCGGCCCGCGCAGGTCGCGGTGATCGGCGGGCGGGTGCTCGACGCGCTGCGGGCCGCGCACGCCACCGGGGTGCTGCATCGTGACGTCAAGCCGGAGAACGTCCTGCTCGGCGACGACGGGCGGGTGGTGCTCACCGACTTCGGGATCGCCTCCATGGAGGCCGAGGCGGGGCTGACGGCCACCGGCGGCCTGGTCGGCACGCCCGCGTACATGCCGCCCGAGCGGCTGAACGGCGATCCGGCCCGGCCCGAGTCGGACCTGTGGTCGCTGGGCGCCACGCTGTACGCGGCGGTCGAGGGGCGGCCGCCGTTCAAGCGCGACTCGTGGGCCGCGACGGTGGCGGCGGTGCTGCGTGACGAGCCGGAGCCGCCGGTGCGGGCCGGGGTGCTGGAGCCCGTGATCATGGGGCTGCTGCGCCGCGATCCCGGCGCGCGGCTGCCCGCCGCCGAGGCCGCCGCCCTCCTGTACGAGGCCGCCTCCGCCCCACCCTCCGCCCCGCCCTCCGTGCCGCACGCCCCGCACGCCCCGCACGCCGCTGTCACCGGCGCGCCCGCCCAGCCTGCCGGCGCCGGCCCCGTCGCCACGCCGCCCACCGGCGGGCCCGCCACGCCGCCGCTGCCCTGGCAGCAGTCCGGCGGCGGCACCCACCCCGGCGGCGCGCCGTACACGACCATGCCGGAGCAGCGGGGCAGGCCCGGTCGCGGGCGGCGCAAGGCGGTGTGGATCGGCGTCCCCCTCGCGGTGGCCGCCGTGGCGGTGCTCGGCACGGGCGGCGTGCTGCTGTCCGACCGCTGGACGGCCGCGTCCCCCACCGGCGAGCCGACCAGCCAGCCGGCCACCGCACCGGCCACTGAACCGACCACCGCACCGACCACTGGGCCGACCACTGGGCCGACCGCTGGGCCGAGCCCTGAGCCGGCCACGACCACGCCCCGCCCCACCCGCACAGCGCCCCCGGCAGGCTGGCGCTCCTACAGGAGCGCCCTCGGCCGCTTCCAGATCGCCATGCCCGCAGGCTGGAAACCGGCGAAGACCCAGGGCAGGGACAGCATCTCCTTCAAGGGCCCTGACACCCCCGGCATGATGATCGTGGAGTGGACCGTCCCCGACATCCCGTGGGACGACCCCGAGCGCCACTGGCGCGGCCTGGAGAAGGAGATCCAGGCCAAGGGCGAGTTCCAGCGCTACCAGCGGATCGGCATCACCCCCACCGGCTACCTGGGCGTCAAGGCCGCCGACTGGGAGTTCACCCGGGTCCGCGACGGCCAGACGATCCACGTGATCAACCGCGGCTTCCACACGAAGGACGGCCGCCCGTACGCCCTGTACTGGGAGACCCCGCACTCCCGCTGGGCCAGGGACCGCCACTACTTCGACACCTTCGTCAAGACCTTCCGCCCGCTGTGA
- a CDS encoding serine/threonine-protein kinase has product MSDRKQDGRRIAGRYQLQEPIGRGGMGIVWRAYDELLDRTVAVKEVRYAAALGEEVQLLNRRTMREARAAARFEHPNVIVVHDVIEEDDRPWIVMQLVPSRSLGAVIKQDGPLPPKRVAEIGLAVLDALHRAHEAGVLHRDVKPENVLLADDGRVVLTDFGIATLETETQLTVTGLAGTPAFIAPERLKGLPARRESDLWSLGATLYTAVEGRSPHERGMALATMHAVLTDEPDPATHAGPLTDVINGLLVKEPVQRLTYEETQRMLRRALRHMIAAEPDTGSTGPSVAPPTKMFPAAQELHVPAPAEPKRPAVPSAAPPAAPPAAPPARPKRPGPAKARRPYEPVEDDTPTDPNLLAASAQEAMPETGARITQTPTVDPPLPPAESTMDAARKPDQQSRPTIVIAAAVAVLLVAVVGGYLGLNSAPDDETAQRAGARAAAVTTSPTQAAPSTSASPPSASASPSASPSVSPTTESPSASPTSAPEKTEEAEKDPLPSGWKYYTDKKLGFKIGLPKGWDEWVRSSRGVEFKGPGGASNAHVRVEEMPKLGKDPLKGWKKLEPSLKDRYGGYKKIGIEKVDYREAAADWDFYWPTNTGKSRIRYRGFVAENGKTYAIYWHTLSSHWKKDYDFFEGFCATFVPPK; this is encoded by the coding sequence ATGTCGGATCGCAAGCAGGACGGACGCCGCATCGCCGGCCGCTACCAGCTGCAGGAACCCATCGGCAGGGGCGGGATGGGCATCGTCTGGCGCGCCTACGACGAGCTCCTGGACCGCACGGTCGCGGTCAAGGAGGTCAGGTACGCCGCCGCCCTGGGCGAGGAGGTGCAGCTGCTGAACCGGCGCACGATGCGCGAGGCGAGGGCGGCGGCGAGGTTCGAGCATCCCAACGTGATCGTCGTGCACGACGTGATCGAGGAGGACGATCGTCCCTGGATCGTCATGCAGCTCGTGCCGTCGCGGTCGCTGGGCGCCGTGATCAAGCAGGACGGGCCGCTGCCGCCCAAGCGGGTGGCCGAGATCGGCCTGGCCGTGCTGGACGCGCTGCACCGCGCCCACGAGGCGGGCGTGCTGCACCGCGACGTCAAGCCCGAGAACGTGCTGCTGGCCGACGACGGCCGCGTCGTGCTCACCGACTTCGGCATCGCCACGCTGGAGACCGAGACGCAGCTCACCGTGACGGGCCTGGCGGGCACGCCGGCGTTCATCGCGCCCGAGCGGCTCAAGGGCCTGCCCGCGCGGCGCGAGTCCGACCTGTGGTCGCTGGGCGCCACGCTCTACACGGCGGTGGAGGGCCGTTCCCCGCACGAGCGCGGGATGGCGCTGGCCACCATGCACGCCGTGCTCACCGACGAGCCCGACCCCGCCACGCACGCGGGCCCGCTCACCGACGTGATCAACGGGCTGCTGGTCAAGGAGCCGGTGCAGCGGCTGACGTACGAGGAGACGCAGCGCATGCTGCGCCGAGCCCTGCGTCACATGATCGCCGCCGAGCCTGACACCGGCTCGACAGGGCCGTCGGTCGCGCCGCCCACCAAGATGTTCCCCGCCGCGCAGGAGCTGCACGTGCCGGCCCCGGCCGAGCCGAAGCGCCCCGCCGTGCCATCCGCCGCGCCGCCCGCCGCCCCGCCCGCCGCGCCGCCGGCCAGGCCGAAGCGGCCGGGCCCCGCCAAGGCCAGGCGCCCGTACGAGCCGGTCGAGGACGACACCCCGACCGACCCGAACCTCCTGGCCGCCTCCGCCCAGGAGGCCATGCCGGAGACCGGCGCGCGCATCACGCAGACGCCGACCGTGGATCCGCCGCTGCCGCCCGCCGAGTCCACCATGGACGCGGCCAGGAAGCCCGACCAGCAGAGCCGGCCCACGATCGTCATCGCGGCGGCCGTGGCGGTCCTGCTGGTGGCCGTCGTGGGCGGCTACCTCGGCCTGAACTCGGCCCCCGACGACGAGACCGCGCAGCGCGCCGGCGCCCGCGCGGCGGCCGTCACGACGAGCCCGACCCAGGCCGCGCCGAGCACGTCCGCCTCCCCGCCCTCGGCCTCCGCCTCGCCGTCGGCCTCGCCCTCGGTCTCCCCGACGACGGAGTCGCCGAGCGCCTCACCCACCTCCGCGCCGGAGAAGACCGAGGAGGCCGAGAAGGATCCGCTGCCGTCCGGGTGGAAGTACTACACGGACAAGAAGCTCGGCTTCAAGATCGGCCTGCCCAAGGGGTGGGACGAGTGGGTCCGCAGCAGCAGGGGCGTGGAGTTCAAGGGCCCCGGCGGCGCGTCCAACGCGCACGTGCGCGTCGAGGAGATGCCCAAGCTGGGCAAGGACCCGCTGAAGGGCTGGAAGAAGCTGGAGCCCAGCCTCAAGGACCGCTACGGCGGCTACAAGAAGATCGGCATCGAGAAGGTCGACTACCGCGAAGCCGCCGCCGACTGGGACTTCTACTGGCCCACCAACACCGGTAAGAGCCGCATCCGCTACCGGGGGTTCGTCGCCGAGAACGGGAAGACGTACGCCATCTACTGGCACACGCTGAGCAGCCACTGGAAGAAGGACTACGACTTCTTCGAAGGCTTCTGCGCGACGTTCGTGCCGCCCAAGTAG
- a CDS encoding chorismate mutase, producing the protein MSSTLQRHAVAVGGLLVGAGPAVVIGDRVSLRTDPPARLRAGVTLAEPATAADLPAIAEHAAAVVVGASWTRDIPLVRAAAGLGLPVVVERRASASMEEWLGLAAYCAGEGDGRVILCEGGGRPDLALVRAARAASGRPALVDVSADLGLSAAAVAAGADGLIIGSGAAQEAAAGRRVAEEAVTVVGALLREETPATLAECRQAIDRVDAALATLLERRAELAGVVQRLKPVGGFAGRDLGRERDVVARMAVRAPALGESRLSAIMNAVIEAGLHLAEERSGR; encoded by the coding sequence ATGTCATCGACCTTGCAACGGCACGCGGTCGCCGTGGGCGGCCTCCTCGTGGGCGCCGGGCCCGCCGTGGTGATCGGCGACCGGGTGAGCCTGCGCACCGATCCGCCTGCCAGGTTGCGGGCGGGCGTCACGCTGGCTGAGCCCGCCACGGCGGCCGATCTGCCGGCCATCGCCGAGCACGCGGCGGCCGTCGTGGTGGGGGCGTCGTGGACGCGCGACATCCCTCTCGTGCGGGCGGCGGCGGGGCTGGGGCTGCCGGTCGTGGTGGAGCGGCGGGCGTCGGCCTCCATGGAGGAGTGGCTGGGGCTGGCCGCCTACTGCGCGGGTGAGGGCGACGGGAGGGTGATCCTCTGTGAGGGGGGCGGCCGTCCCGATCTGGCGCTCGTGCGGGCCGCGCGGGCCGCGTCGGGGCGCCCGGCGCTGGTGGACGTCTCCGCCGACCTCGGCCTGTCGGCCGCCGCCGTCGCGGCGGGCGCCGACGGCCTGATCATCGGCTCGGGCGCGGCGCAGGAGGCGGCGGCCGGGCGGCGGGTGGCCGAGGAGGCCGTCACCGTCGTGGGCGCGCTGCTGCGCGAGGAGACGCCCGCCACGCTGGCCGAGTGCAGGCAGGCGATCGACCGGGTGGACGCCGCCCTGGCCACGCTGCTGGAGCGGCGCGCCGAGCTGGCGGGCGTCGTGCAGCGGCTCAAGCCCGTCGGCGGCTTCGCGGGCCGCGACCTGGGCAGGGAGCGCGACGTGGTGGCCCGGATGGCCGTGCGGGCGCCCGCACTGGGCGAGTCGCGGCTGTCGGCCATCATGAACGCCGTCATCGAGGCGGGGCTGCACCTGGCGGAGGAGCGTTCGGGTCGGTGA
- a CDS encoding SGNH/GDSL hydrolase family protein, producing the protein MESPGREVALDAARGRIVRTAAAAAIGVALAVACLPLGLYPRLACAVLEAGCPTGAAPRGELPRITRLTAVQVAQRGAYVALGDSYSSGEGVWELSQAPVNDGADRCHRSEGSYVPLVARTYRFGGGTAFYACSGATTRQLLSGQYGHRPQITRVTSATSLVTLSIGGNDAGFTKVLTGCIVKIPWSSACVDQDAAVNRRIEELRTSMLKVLRELRVRAPSARVIVLGYPRPFPKDPVESVDNLTVADQRWLNAVTRRLNDTVGSVVAEFDRAIVAFGAPGSAEYVDAYEAFAGHEVGRPRPFLNGLAVDMGELRVNARSYHPTGDGYRRFAELITAQIAAGPGRPMNNVLLTDPNAPPPGAAPPR; encoded by the coding sequence GTGGAGTCGCCGGGCAGGGAGGTCGCGCTGGACGCCGCGAGAGGCAGGATCGTCCGCACGGCGGCCGCGGCCGCGATCGGTGTCGCGCTGGCCGTGGCGTGCCTGCCGCTGGGCCTGTATCCCAGGCTGGCCTGCGCCGTGCTGGAGGCGGGCTGCCCCACCGGCGCCGCGCCGCGGGGCGAGTTACCCCGGATCACCAGGCTGACGGCCGTCCAGGTGGCGCAGCGCGGCGCGTACGTGGCGCTCGGCGACTCCTACTCCTCCGGCGAGGGGGTCTGGGAGCTGAGCCAGGCGCCGGTCAACGACGGGGCCGACCGCTGCCACCGCTCGGAGGGCTCGTACGTGCCGCTCGTCGCCCGCACCTACCGCTTCGGCGGCGGCACCGCGTTCTACGCCTGCAGCGGCGCCACCACCCGCCAGCTCCTGTCGGGCCAGTACGGCCACCGGCCCCAGATCACCCGCGTGACCTCGGCGACGAGCCTGGTGACGCTCAGCATCGGCGGCAACGACGCCGGCTTCACCAAGGTGCTGACCGGCTGCATCGTCAAGATCCCGTGGTCGTCGGCCTGCGTCGACCAGGACGCCGCGGTGAACCGGCGCATCGAGGAGCTGCGGACGAGCATGCTCAAGGTGCTCAGGGAGCTGCGCGTGCGCGCGCCGTCGGCCCGCGTCATCGTGCTCGGCTATCCGCGCCCGTTCCCGAAGGACCCGGTGGAGAGCGTCGACAACCTGACCGTGGCGGACCAGCGCTGGCTGAACGCCGTGACGCGGCGGCTCAACGACACGGTCGGGTCGGTGGTGGCGGAGTTCGACCGGGCCATCGTGGCGTTCGGGGCGCCCGGGAGCGCCGAGTACGTGGACGCCTACGAGGCGTTCGCGGGGCACGAGGTGGGCCGGCCGCGCCCGTTCCTGAACGGGCTGGCCGTGGACATGGGAGAGCTGCGGGTCAACGCGCGCAGCTACCACCCGACGGGCGACGGGTACCGCCGCTTCGCCGAGCTGATCACCGCGCAGATCGCCGCCGGCCCCGGCCGGCCGATGAACAACGTCCTGCTCACCGACCCGAACGCTCCTCCGCCAGGTGCAGCCCCGCCTCGATGA
- a CDS encoding amino acid permease — protein sequence MRTQTEEGYTHALGNRQVQMIAIGGAIGVGLFLGAGGRLAAAGPALVLSYAAAGVAAFFVMRALGELVLYRPVSGSFVEYAGEFIGPWAAFASGWMYWINWAATGVAELTAIAAYIHYWAPAFPQWLTALIALCFVMTVNLLSVRLFGELEFWFAMLKVVAITVFLVVGLVLVVLAVGEAGPHNLVSHGGFFPTGFPLVLMSLQSVVFAYASIELVGITAGETARPHEVMPKAINGVVWRIAIFYVGSVALLAMVLPWTAYRAGTSPFVTVFSGLGVPWAADAMNLVVITAALSSCNSGLYATGRILRSMAMKQEAPRFAGALSGRHVPIGGILFTASMFLAGVALFYFLPERAFNIATAVASLGVITTWGVLVHCQTRLRRTGHRSAFPMPGTPYTNWLTLAFLALVVLLMPFADEDQRVAFYLIPLLVAAIALGWWLVRRRRPS from the coding sequence GTGCGCACGCAGACCGAAGAGGGATACACGCACGCGCTGGGCAACCGCCAGGTCCAGATGATCGCCATCGGCGGGGCCATCGGCGTGGGCCTGTTCCTGGGCGCCGGCGGCCGGCTGGCCGCCGCGGGGCCCGCCCTGGTGCTCTCCTACGCCGCCGCCGGGGTGGCGGCCTTCTTCGTCATGCGGGCGCTCGGCGAGCTGGTGCTCTACCGGCCCGTCTCGGGCTCCTTCGTCGAGTACGCCGGTGAGTTCATCGGCCCCTGGGCGGCCTTCGCCAGCGGCTGGATGTACTGGATCAACTGGGCCGCCACCGGCGTCGCCGAGCTGACCGCGATCGCCGCCTACATCCACTACTGGGCCCCGGCCTTCCCGCAGTGGCTCACGGCGCTGATCGCGCTCTGCTTCGTGATGACGGTCAACCTGCTGTCGGTGCGCCTGTTCGGCGAGCTGGAGTTCTGGTTCGCCATGCTGAAGGTCGTGGCCATCACGGTGTTCCTGGTCGTGGGGCTGGTGCTGGTGGTGCTCGCGGTCGGTGAGGCGGGCCCGCACAACCTGGTCAGCCACGGCGGGTTCTTCCCGACCGGCTTCCCGCTGGTGCTGATGAGCCTGCAGTCGGTGGTGTTCGCCTACGCCTCGATCGAGCTGGTCGGCATCACCGCGGGCGAGACGGCCAGGCCGCACGAGGTCATGCCGAAGGCCATCAACGGCGTGGTCTGGCGGATCGCGATCTTCTACGTCGGCTCGGTGGCGCTGCTGGCCATGGTCCTGCCGTGGACCGCCTACCGCGCGGGCACCTCCCCGTTCGTGACGGTCTTCTCCGGCCTCGGCGTCCCGTGGGCCGCCGACGCCATGAACCTCGTGGTGATCACCGCCGCGCTCTCGTCCTGCAACTCCGGCCTGTACGCCACGGGCCGCATCCTGCGCTCGATGGCCATGAAGCAGGAGGCCCCCCGTTTCGCCGGCGCGCTCAGCGGCCGGCACGTGCCGATCGGCGGCATCCTGTTCACCGCGAGCATGTTCCTGGCGGGGGTGGCGCTGTTCTACTTCCTGCCGGAGCGCGCCTTCAACATCGCCACCGCCGTCGCCTCGCTGGGCGTGATCACCACGTGGGGCGTGCTGGTGCACTGCCAGACCCGGCTGCGCCGCACCGGCCACCGCTCGGCCTTCCCGATGCCGGGCACGCCGTACACCAACTGGCTCACGCTGGCGTTCCTGGCGCTGGTGGTGCTGCTGATGCCGTTCGCCGACGAGGACCAGCGGGTGGCGTTCTACCTGATCCCCCTGCTGGTCGCCGCCATCGCCCTGGGCTGGTGGCTGGTCCGGCGCCGCCGCCCGTCCTGA